CAGAACAATAATGAGAAGATGCCTGACAGTCTGCCAAGTAGTCTGCCAATCGTGAGCGTCTTCGCCACAGAAGACAACCAAAACACTGTGGTCCAATCAGACAACAGCCAAAGCCTCCGTAGCAAGTCGTTATCAGAGATGGGTCTCAAACCCCCCTCCCACACCAGCAGCTTCAGTTCTATGAGAAGCACCAGGAAGGGTCCTCTGAGGAAGGAGATAGTAGACGCCTGGTCACTCCAGGCCAGTGCTGACAAGGAGCTGTGCTATGCCGGCTCCTGGCCCGGGGACCAGTACAGGAACCAGGAAACCCAGACCAGCTCCCCCGTGAAGGGTCCTGGGAGTACAGGGGGGGCAGGTCAGCCTGGAGGACAAGGGGGTCAGGAGCCAGGCCACCCGGCCTCAGACACAACCACCGACTGCAGCTCCGTGTCCGCCTCCTACGGCGTGGGCTACCCCATGAAAGGCCAGAAGAACCTCCACCCGTCCAGCAACAGCGCCTTCTCCCGCCTCAGTATCAGCCCGGCCCAGCCCCTGTCACTTCCATCACTCCCACCCCAGCCTCCACCCTCTGGatctggggaggagagagaccaaCATACCTCCACATCCAGGAAGACTGGTGCTACTACCACCACCTCCAACACCACTACCAAACCCCCAGACGATGTCAACGCTAACAGCCAGGGCCAGGTGGCGTTTGGTCAGTTCCTGCTGAAGCCGGTAAGCCGGCGGCCGTGGGACGCCATCGAAGAGCTGGAGTGTTTCAACAAGGCTGCAGGCGTAGAACTAGACCAGATCCAGAAGGTCCAGCCCAGGAGACCCAGTGTGGACCAGTGTATAGACGACCTGGACGAGGTGTACAGGAACATCATGGAGCTGAGCGGAGAAGAcacacaacatcaacaacaacatcagcccatagcccctccctctctggattcTGAGCGGGAGTCAGTTAGCCTTCCAGACCAGCGCCTGAATAACAAACCCAACAACAACATCCCTACCATCAGGCCCAGACTAGACAGCTGGGGCCCTGGTTCCTCTATAGACCCAGAATATAGGGAGGTGAGGAGTGCCTTCTCCAGGCCCCAGCCCCAGAACAGGACCAGCATCCCCAGACCATTGAGAGAGGACCTGGTGCCCACTGGCTTCAGAGACTACAAACTCCACAATGAACAGGGTGACCACAGGGAAACCTATGACCCCAGGCTTACCTATAGGCAGGAGCAGGACGTCGCCAAGGAGTCTCTACTGAGGGACGTGGGGCTCACCGTCTACACTGAGGCCCCTGGGGAGCAGGACCAGCACTGTGGCCCCCCATTCACACCGCTCACATCGTTAGACCACGAGGAACTATGTCAGAACGTACAGCTATTATGGGAGAGCGGAGAGGAACCATCTCTAGCCAAAAGCAGCCAGGTTGAGGTTGCGCACATCCGTGAGGGCAGTAATAAGGACGAGCTGGGCCCCACTAAAGtagtggaagaggagaggaaggtaaaGACGGATAATGTGCCCGTTGTGCCACCCAGATTCAGAGGCCATGAGCCCAATCTGAACATCCGCAGGGCACGGAGTGAGAACAGCAGGTCGCCAAGAGGTGAAGGGTTGCGGGGGTCACCACGACCCGGCAGGCTGACCCGGGAGGCAGCGCTCGCCTTCAAGTATGGCGACTACAGATACAGCGTCAGCTCCGATCCTCTGAGTTGGTGTAATGAGGCGACGTTGGCAGATAGACACCTGGAGACCCTGCTGATCAAGGAGAAGGCGAACACCAGGCCCACGGAGGACCTGAGTAATCTATATGAGGTGAAGTGTGCCAAGGGGATCCCTGAGAACGAGACGATGGAGCAGAGAGCAGCCAGGATACTGGGGATAGACGTAGCCCCGGATTCACTGCAGGGCCGggtccaggagagagaggaggagtcactgcagggggtggtggagggagagactggCATAGGTGAAACGCAGGCGCACAGCCCTTACAGAGAGCAGCAGAACAAATATGACACAAGGACTGGGGGAGGGACACCAGAACTCCATCCAGAAGGAGCACAGGCTGTGGAATCACTGGGCCTGGTTGAACAGAAAGAGGAGGAGCACGGAGACAACGCAGagaatcagagacaacacaaagaaGAAACCCAGGAGCACAGTCCggacagagacacggagacacagcTTGTGAGAAGACAGTACGAGcaagtgatggaggtagaggtaTCCGTGGTTACCttgggagaggagaaaggaggaggaccCAGTAAGAATGACAGCCTATCAGTATATGAAGACAGACAtgctggaggaggtggagagagccAGAGCCACCCCTCCATGGTGCTGGAGCTACCGGAGTTCCCTCCCAGTAGTCTGCCCCTGTCTCTGCCCGTGACCCGAGACGAGGAGCTGGCCCTCAGCGTGCTGAGTGTGGGAGGGGGTGGGGAGAGGCAAGGAAAGAAGGGACACGGTAGTGGTGGTGCCTCCCCCAGGCTCTCCTCGTCCCCCTCCTCCATATCACCTGGCTGTACGGAGAGCATGGCCCACATGGATGAGCCGTTCTCCGTCTCCTGCATCCGTGTCAGGAGTTCAGGAGAGGCAGAACCAGAACAAGAGACCGGGGTAGTGgtagaggcagagcgagagaacgACGCAAACCCAGGGGAAGGGATGAGGCAGGcagaggagacgagagagaggggggagatggaggagttGAGGATGGAGTCCAAGGCGGAGGGGGAAGATATAGAAGATGAGCCAGAGGTTgtgcaggaggaggagaagaaagaggaaaTCAAAATCAAGGGGATGAAGGACAAGGAGAAAGAGCCAAAGACgaaaagagaggagaagacaagagaggggcaggagatggagaaggaggaaGTGGTAGAGCCagatgagaaaagagaggggcaggaggtggagaggagtgaAAAACCAGATGTCCAACAGGAGGTTAGGCCAGAGCCGGTCTCCAGACTTATgaaacctcctctcctccccaagcCCATCCCTAAACCTCGTTGCGGCACGGTGGCCAAGAGAGAGATCACCCTCCCCCTGAGCTTCAGTGTGTCTTCCTGTGGCTCCTCTGCCACCCTAGAGGACGACGAGATGCTCTCGGGTACGGTAGGAACATGGACACATGCATGCCTTAAATAAGAACCATTTTAAAACACTTTTCATACTACAGTTCAAAGTGCTTTAAacacgtcattgtaaatatattttgtttggtCTTGAAAGATGTGCTTTTCATTCAGCCTCGTTCATTAGTGGAAGGGAGTTTTGTTTTGGCATGTGTGCCACAAGAGGGAGTTATTTTCCTAGCATATGAGTGATAGAAGTTTCATTTAGAATTGGTTTTAATACATTCAAAAGACTAATACTGCTGGAAAACACACTAAGAACATTCTCAGATGAACTAGTAGGGATGCAGCCTTTGCTCTGGTTGGTTGAGTGGCAGTTTGACCTAAATGGACAATAAGGTGTTTTTATAGCAGAACTGTGGGACAACCCAGCCATAAAACCACTCCAGAAACGAGcagttattccagctgtatgaTAGAACTGTTTATTGGGTTGGTTTAGCGGGTGTGGgtggaagggtgtgtgtgtgtgtgagagagagctgggaGTCCTCCGAGACCACTGTGACTCACTGAAACAAGTTGTTTTAGATAAGATGGAttttcctagcctggtcccagatctgtttgtgttcttGCCAGTTTGGCATTGCAATGAGTGACCAAgagttggcatgatagcacaaacagactggcacccagacCTGGATTTCCCTGTGTTCTCATTACTGTGTATGAATGAACCTTTAGCTAATGGAATCATCATTGTGAATCTCTGACTGGGTTGTGATTGGTGTCCTCTCTTTTACTCCTCAGACTCCTATGATCCTAGTCGAGTGGAGAGAGTGTAACCTCGACCTCTATCAATACCTTCGACATCTGGGGGGAATTGGCTTTGGTCACCGCTCCGTCCGCCCATCCGTCCGTCAACTTTTCAGTCAATGCCTTTGTgtctcccaaatagcaccctattctctatatagtgcacttcttttgaccagaactcaaaagttgtgcactatatagggaattaggACACAAACTTCATCTCAccccatgaccccccccccccaaccactgTGCCCCCTTTTCACCAATACAAGCATTGTTTACGCAACAGCAACAGTCTATAATGTCTGTCTGATTCCTGGTGCTCCAATGGCCTCTCGACTGCCAAACAAGAGAACCACCTGGACCCATCAGTCCTCTGGCCTTCATACTTCTActtaccctcctcttcctcctcttcaccatcctcctctccttccagacGCTTCCAGTCATTAGTGtcctacttttgactagggcccttagggctctggtaaaaagtagtacactgtaaatagtaaatagggtgccatttgggacgtcagCTGGGTTTTCTTGGAATTGCATGTCTGTCATCAACTGTCTCCCAAATCCCAATACAACAGCACTGTGGTTCCTTCCTAGAGGCCTGATGTTGGAATATGAATGTAAAGAAGTGCTTCTGCTTTTCAAACACAAACCGTTACTATGAGATGAAACCACAAAAAGACAAACGTCTCGCATTACAATCAGTGTTACTTACGCACACACCAAATGTAAATAATAATTATAGAGGTTTAAGGTTTTATTCCAACATACTTTTGTGAGGTTTGTTGCTGAACTGTATATTTTCTTACCTGTGTTGAGAACTTAAATGTCGAAGAAGAATCCAATTTTGAAAGCTATACTCTTGAGATGTTATTACCAATGGATACATCTTTCCTGTTctctgttattgtgtgtgtggctTGGCCGTGAGGCCTGAGAATGTAATTCTATATGAGGCTGGATCAGATTGAGAATAGCCTGGTCCTGTTTTTGCTGtcctgccaactcctatggtcattggttTGACAGTTGgcatgacggcacaaacagatctgggatcaggctagatATAAAACACTGTGGTGTTTGACTATAGTGTCACTCAGAGCAATACTGTTGTTACACAGGGCTTCTCTTGGGGCTGCTTTGAGAGAGCAGCCGAGAGCCTGTGTCCTGTAAGGCCCAATCCCAACTGCCCCCTAGACACCTACATTTGAGATGGGGCCCAAGACATTGATCTCATTACAAATCGTTGCGTTAAATCTCTAACATTTGTTACTGAGAGCACCAGAGGTGGCACTGTTCACTAACGTCACTGGTCCTATGTCAACTGTCTGTGAGCTGGTGGTTCACCGTTGGAGGTGTTCCTCGGGTGAATGCGAGGACCGTTTCGTCTAATTTCTAGTGTCAGGACTGTGTCAGGACTGTGCCAGGACTGTGTCAGGGGTCAGATTTTGTTCTTTCAGCATCAGCAATCGCAGCATTTCATTTcgcaaaatgtatttatttttgttaatCAATCCTCATACTGTACAAAAAAATAAGTATATTTTAAGTATATTTTCAAATGTAAAAGAGGTTTATATTTAACCGTGCAGTTTCATTTGCTCACATAAATCAATTTTTGAGATATCACGTGAATATATCACATTTTTTCAAAAGTGCTTTTTTTGCAAGAAACAATAGATAGACATGTAAGGATCTCAGTGTGCCTTGTACACACTTCTGTTTCTGTGGTAGGctgagtcccaaatagcaccctatgccctatacactgcactgcttttgaccagagccctattgaccCTAGTCAAAATGAGTGGACTATGTAGggcaggggtactcaactcttaccctatgaggtcAGCAGCCGGCTGGccttctgttctacctgattattaattgcacccacctggtgtcccaggtgtaaatcagtccctgattagaagggaacaatgaaaaaatgcagtggaactggcttcaaggtccagagttgagttggAGGGATATAGGGGATATGCTGCCATTTTGAGGCATACcaaatgtttgtttatgtttaacacatacagtatgtgtacttTAATGACTAAGCTCATTTTCTTATTTCAACTGGACGTGTTGTAATTCATCGTTAATTGTATATGGATAAGACCATTTTGTGTTATTTTGGCAATAATAATGAAATGTATGTTATGGAAATCAAAACTATATCTTTGATATATAAAATGTTAATTCATTAACCTGATAAATGTAAACGTTCAACATATCAAACGCCTTGTAAGCTGGCAAAGCATAGCAATTCATATGTTTACATGCTCTTCACTAAGGATTTAATTGTAATTGTTATACACCTTTATGTTGTTGCTCAAATAACTGACTTGCATATCACATTAGACTATATGCAAGGCAGTGTGTGTCATCAACCAGTACTGGTTGAAAGATCTAGGCCTAATTCTGAACCAAAACAGGTTTCCATGTATAAAGACTTCAATATGTTATTTCTCCCCGCTTGCTACAAACATACTGCAATTATCTTTACCCCGGGATTGAACTTATGCGGTACGGATGGATGTTGCATAAGCAGGAAGTCAGTTTGAGCTTTGAGTTTGTAATACTGTAGCCCTGATATCAAGCACAGGATAATGTTGacaccatagaattagaatgattgAAATTCTAAGTATGATTCTACTTCAAATCATTGTAATTCTATGGTTGACACTACCAACCCTTTGCCCTGTAACTCTAGGCTAGGTTCCAGGTGGACTATCGTTAAATGGTCATTCTCATAGACCTTTTGTACTGCAAGCTATTTGTAACATAGATACTATTGTTGCATATCTTGCTGTGATGTTTTCTATTTTCATACAAAGTCTGTACAGCTTTTTTTGTACGCGCATACAGgcatccattttctttttcttatTGCATGTAATACGTAAGAAGGTGTTATGGAGAGAAAGGTATTTGCATATAATCACATTTGGTACTATAGTCTACCCAATAAGCAGCTGTTATATTTCATATAATGCATATTTTATTTCCAAAAATGTACGCCACGTATTTAAAATGAAAGCAAGGTATTTTTTTGAGTATTGTAAAAAGGGAACTCTGTTTTTGGAGCCACATGTTTGTCTGTATTCGTGTTATGATCATTAAAAAGGAGAATACATACAGTCAGTGTGCTAGTGTTGTATAACATTGCAGATTATTCATAAATAAACTCTTTGCATGTAAGATATGCCtcagtttttttttatattaTCACTTTGGTGTACATCTAAATATTTAGATGTACAGTGTATTTGGTTTCAGTCCAAAGAGGCAGTCTGTGAATCATACCGATGTATTTATGATGAATTGATAGTAT
This region of Salvelinus alpinus chromosome 8, SLU_Salpinus.1, whole genome shotgun sequence genomic DNA includes:
- the jcada gene encoding uncharacterized protein jcada — protein: MYSVEDLLISHGYKLPQNTSTAPTAVSPTPPSSYDNKRYGDPSSCRQEILESRSGGGHGTVNGYEIDSAPGVYVYGNNNCRKPQPPAPTKSYSSSHTDNAWRDRNSQPQRREADSGNQGDTHSLGDSLTTDSGFCEGPRGVYSESRGHRDVSYWRRRGQDFSVLLDYADFREPRGGGYRTEGVQQPQRQEVPPEDQRQQRERQRWAVQSQSRSKQREAALQQWTPAAVERKCQSLGTDEWRPAVVSFARQLSDSEGDSWARAQEQQQLQQRHLRTPDGAVVVMGPRNKGKSQSLPRMLPPDSLQYVAMSGSVGSGQDVYRKVNGHPVSHHDPYKRYNHNQAGTGDRDRWFENDSRPSSQASMASQLSQGSLVPKTRFSRPLRPPSYEVHQQTRGSSETLSGDPAAASTPQPQARDRTPLPHPRMGDPRLDYYSQDGGSGTDPPGYIPPPSYPPKRAPLMRGGHGGHRGYGEVPVNYRYHQVFQQQQMRGTPDPWFSSRHTGGGGSWPEPQRESLRERSVPHRKQLYPGYSEQQHQPGLGPGIHYVHDPRVRQISGGGSSSLGGGGNSMTDTDNIRHIRNSTSSELPSVTVSDHSSDDSAFLSPASTGAPPPLASTSDPASPTTPKSSSDYDNKNNRWKQQHSDLHKETDSLDNFPAATDQNCNRYNPKNNLGGFSAFQPPAPPPAPAPAPAPASSVLLSSSSDQGFSETTITQVKKIVPGDSGVDHNNRNSKRKSHSETIFCLVSVPIHIQQQQTNKDSVSTADQNNNEKMPDSLPSSLPIVSVFATEDNQNTVVQSDNSQSLRSKSLSEMGLKPPSHTSSFSSMRSTRKGPLRKEIVDAWSLQASADKELCYAGSWPGDQYRNQETQTSSPVKGPGSTGGAGQPGGQGGQEPGHPASDTTTDCSSVSASYGVGYPMKGQKNLHPSSNSAFSRLSISPAQPLSLPSLPPQPPPSGSGEERDQHTSTSRKTGATTTTSNTTTKPPDDVNANSQGQVAFGQFLLKPVSRRPWDAIEELECFNKAAGVELDQIQKVQPRRPSVDQCIDDLDEVYRNIMELSGEDTQHQQQHQPIAPPSLDSERESVSLPDQRLNNKPNNNIPTIRPRLDSWGPGSSIDPEYREVRSAFSRPQPQNRTSIPRPLREDLVPTGFRDYKLHNEQGDHRETYDPRLTYRQEQDVAKESLLRDVGLTVYTEAPGEQDQHCGPPFTPLTSLDHEELCQNVQLLWESGEEPSLAKSSQVEVAHIREGSNKDELGPTKVVEEERKVKTDNVPVVPPRFRGHEPNLNIRRARSENSRSPRGEGLRGSPRPGRLTREAALAFKYGDYRYSVSSDPLSWCNEATLADRHLETLLIKEKANTRPTEDLSNLYEVKCAKGIPENETMEQRAARILGIDVAPDSLQGRVQEREEESLQGVVEGETGIGETQAHSPYREQQNKYDTRTGGGTPELHPEGAQAVESLGLVEQKEEEHGDNAENQRQHKEETQEHSPDRDTETQLVRRQYEQVMEVEVSVVTLGEEKGGGPSKNDSLSVYEDRHAGGGGESQSHPSMVLELPEFPPSSLPLSLPVTRDEELALSVLSVGGGGERQGKKGHGSGGASPRLSSSPSSISPGCTESMAHMDEPFSVSCIRVRSSGEAEPEQETGVVVEAERENDANPGEGMRQAEETRERGEMEELRMESKAEGEDIEDEPEVVQEEEKKEEIKIKGMKDKEKEPKTKREEKTREGQEMEKEEVVEPDEKREGQEVERSEKPDVQQEVRPEPVSRLMKPPLLPKPIPKPRCGTVAKREITLPLSFSVSSCGSSATLEDDEMLSDSYDPSRVERV